From a region of the Tachysurus fulvidraco isolate hzauxx_2018 chromosome 5, HZAU_PFXX_2.0, whole genome shotgun sequence genome:
- the gad1b gene encoding glutamate decarboxylase 1b: MMMAASASSSSSSSAAEVDQSADNLRPPASVCDGWYGVAHGCTRKLGMKICGFLQKNNSLEEKSRMVGSFREKEQSHNRENREKESRFTHTETDFSNLFARDLLPAKNGEEPTMQFLLEVMEILTNYVRKTFDRSTKVLDFHHPHQLLEGIEGFNLELCDQPESLEQILVDCRDTLKYGVRTGHPRFFNQLSTGLDIIGLAGEWLTSTANTNMFTYEIAPVFVLMEQLTLKKMREIIGWPNGEGDGLFSPGGAISNMYSVMIARYKYFPEVKTKGMSAAPRLILFTSEHSHYSIAKAGAALGFGKENVILLSTDERGRVIPADLEAKIINAKQKGYVPLFVNATAGTTVYGAFDPINDIADICEKYNIWLHVDGAWGGSLLMSRKHRHKLNGVERANSVTWNPHKMMGVPLQCSAILVREKGILQGCNSMCAGYLFQPDKQYDVTYDTGDKAIQCGRHVDIFKFWLMWKAKGTVGFEQHVDRCLEVSEYLYNKIKNREGYQMVFQGEPQHTNVCFWYIPLSMRNMLDGEERRERLHKVAPKIKAMMMECGTTMVGYQPQGDKVNFFRMVISNHAATKSDIDFLIEEIERLGQDL; encoded by the exons ATGATGATGGCGGCTTCggcttcatcctcctcctcttcctcagccGCCGAAGTGGATCAGAGCGCAGATAATCTACGACCTCCAGCTTCGG TGTGTGATGGCTGGTACGGAGTTGCACATGGCTGCACCCGCAAACTGGGCATGAAGATCTGCG GGTTTCTGCAGAAGAACAACAGCTTGGAGGAGAAAAGCAGGATGGTGGGATCcttcagagagaaagagcagagcCACAACAGGGAGAACCGGGAGAAGGAATCGCGATTCACTCACACTGAGACTGACTTCTCCAACCTGTTCGCTCGGG ATTTACTTCCTGCTAAGAATGGTGAAGAGCCGACGATGCAGTTTCTCCTCGAGGTCATGGAGATTCTCACGAATTACGTTCGCAAAACTTTCGACAGATCCACTAAAGTTCTGGACTTCCACCATCCACACCAGCTCCTGGAGGGCATCGAGGGTTTCAACCTGGAGCTCTGTGACCAGCCCGAGTCACTCGAGCAGATCCTTGTGGACTGCAGGGACACACTCAAGTACGGGGTTCGCACAG gTCACCCGAGATTTTTCAATCAGCTCTCCACAGGTCTGGACATCATCGGCCTGGCAGGAGAATGGTTAACCTCTACTGCTAACACCAACAT GTTCACCTACGAGATTGCGCCTGTGTTTGTGCTGATGGAGCAGCTGACGCTGAAGAAGATGAGGGAGATTATCGGCTGGCCGAACGGAGAAGGAGACGGACTTTTCTCGCCGG GTGGTGCCATATCGAACATGTACAGTGTGATGATCGCCCGCTATAAGTATTTCCCCGAGGTCAAAACCAAAGGCATGTCGGCTGCACCGCGTCTCATTCTGTTTACATCAGAACAC agtCACTATTCGATTGCCAAAGCTGGAGCTGCTCTGGGTTTCGGTAAAGAAAACGTCATCCTGCTCAGCACCGACGAAAG GGGTCGAGTCATACCTGCAGACCTGGAGGCTAAAATCATCAACGCCAAACAGAAG ggTTATGTTCCACTCTTTGTGAACGCAACAGCCGGTACTACAGTGTACGGAGCGTTCGACCCCATCAACGACATCGCAGACATCTGTGAGAAATACAACATTTGGCTTCATGTAGAT gGAGCGTGGGGTGGCAGTCTGCTGATGTCGAGGAAGCATCGGCATAAGCTCAATGGCGTAGAGAG AGCAAACTCAGTCACATGGAACCCACACAAGATGATGGGAGTGCCACTGCAGTGCTCAGCCATCCTGGTCAGAGAGAAg GGAATTCTGCAGGGCTGTAACTCCATGTGCGCTGGTTACTTGTTCCAGCCTGATAAACAGTACGATGTGACGTATGATACGGGAGATAAAGCCATTCAGTGTGGCAGACACGTGGACATCTTCAAATTCTGGCTCATGTGGAAGGCCAAG GGCACAGTGGGGTTTGAGCAGCATGTGGACCGCTGTCTGGAGGTCTCTGAGTATCTCTACAACAAAATCAAGAATCGTGAGGGTTACCAGATGGTCTTCCAAGgagag CCCCAGCACACTAACGTGTGTTTCTGGTACATTCCACTGAGTATGAGGAACATGCTGGATGGAGAGGAAAGAAGGGAACGACTGCACAAG GTGGCGCCTAAGATCAAAGCGATGATGATGGAGTGCGGCACCACCATGGTGGGCTACCAGCCACAGGGGGATAAAGTCAACTTTTTCCGCATGGTCATCTCCAATCACGCTGCCACCAAGTCAGACATCGATTTCCTCATCGAGGAGATCGAGAGACTCGGGCAAGACCTGTGA